A single Deltaproteobacteria bacterium DNA region contains:
- a CDS encoding hydrogenase maturation protease yields the protein MKRLLVLGVGNLLLTDEGAGVHAVNDLAKESEWDSSLVDFLDGATFTQDIFYIFQEYEKVLVLDAVKGGKEPGTVYRFTEANLRDNEEQSLSLHDIDLLDSLKMASLLGHRPELVVIGVEPLTITEWSMELSAPLKAAYPAFQEAARREIRALLAS from the coding sequence ATGAAACGACTTTTGGTGCTTGGGGTGGGAAATCTGCTGCTGACCGATGAAGGCGCGGGCGTCCACGCGGTCAACGATCTGGCCAAGGAAAGTGAATGGGATTCCAGCCTGGTCGATTTTTTGGATGGGGCCACCTTTACCCAGGATATTTTTTATATTTTTCAGGAATACGAAAAAGTGCTCGTGCTGGACGCGGTCAAGGGTGGCAAGGAGCCGGGCACGGTGTATCGGTTCACCGAGGCCAACCTGCGCGACAACGAGGAACAAAGCCTGTCCCTGCACGACATTGACCTGCTCGATTCCTTGAAAATGGCCAGCCTGCTCGGGCATCGCCCCGAACTCGTCGTCATCGGCGTCGAGCCGCTGACCATCACTGAATGGTCCATGGAACTGTCCGCGCCGCTCAAGGCTGCGTACCCTGCCTTCCAGGAAGCCGCCCGGCGCGAAATCCGCGCCCTGCTGGCGTCCTGA
- a CDS encoding HAMP domain-containing protein yields MDKPSRPIPVHLRSVKERQKRQREIWLAVTGIVLIIFSTWIELHLLGLNSYLFFALFNLNLILLLLVLFLVLRNVIKLILERRRRVLGSGLRAKLVVVFVTLSLVPTLIMFLISLWFVQTSVDYWFQAQVETSMEQALSVGQDFYAATEEALEMRTRAVVRQLRDQRLLPAATGLEAALNRKRPEFGLTLLGTLNNSRDIATWQAEAGWTDVWPRVRTVIPWAELNETASYWATLWAGDNEDLVVGVLRLHEGGYFVAGASVGRGIMAKLDQVARGVGEYKQLRTLKYPVKMTLYMVLGLITLLILLGATWFGFRLAREISAPVQALAAATQRIAKGDLSVRLSDDSQDELGLLVRSFNSMAADLEQSQDHLTQANRRLEAQYLVLEAKNHYVQAILENITAGVISLDKAGRITTMNRAAEAIIGVEARQLLGQSALEILGPNHRVMVEEVANLLQGSPGSHWQRRMDLEVNGEVQKLLVNAVALMDSEGGSSGMVAVFENITELEKMQRLDAWKEVARRIAHEIKNPLTPIKLSAERLQRKFGAAAADPVFGQCTELIIRQVEHLQNMVREFSAFAKLPEVTLVPCALESILREAMAVFSGSHTHIQWVARCDSVPLVMLDREAMKRVFLNLFLNAAEVLVDREDGRVEAALYARTRKGRVFVEIRDNGPGIKPEEQARMFEPYYSTKRGGTGLGLSIVKSIVTDHHGHIRVKSNEPSGTVFVIELPAVRSEV; encoded by the coding sequence ATGGACAAGCCTTCCCGACCAATTCCCGTGCACCTGCGGTCCGTCAAGGAACGCCAGAAGAGGCAGCGGGAGATCTGGCTGGCCGTGACGGGCATTGTGCTCATCATTTTTTCGACCTGGATCGAGCTCCATCTCCTGGGCCTGAATTCCTACCTTTTTTTTGCCCTCTTCAATCTCAATCTGATTCTGCTGCTCCTGGTTCTGTTCCTGGTCCTGCGCAACGTCATCAAGCTCATCCTGGAGCGACGACGCCGCGTGCTGGGGTCTGGCCTGCGGGCCAAGCTGGTGGTGGTTTTCGTCACCTTATCCCTGGTCCCGACCCTGATCATGTTTCTCATTTCCCTCTGGTTCGTGCAGACCTCCGTGGACTACTGGTTTCAGGCCCAGGTCGAGACGTCCATGGAACAGGCCCTGAGCGTGGGCCAGGATTTTTACGCCGCCACCGAGGAGGCCCTGGAGATGCGCACCCGGGCCGTGGTCCGTCAGCTGCGCGACCAGCGCCTGCTGCCCGCCGCCACGGGGTTGGAAGCGGCGTTGAATCGAAAACGGCCGGAATTCGGCCTGACCTTGCTCGGTACCCTGAACAACTCCCGCGATATCGCCACCTGGCAGGCCGAGGCCGGGTGGACCGACGTCTGGCCCCGTGTGCGCACGGTCATTCCCTGGGCCGAGTTGAACGAGACCGCCAGCTATTGGGCCACTCTCTGGGCCGGGGACAACGAGGATCTGGTCGTGGGCGTGCTGCGCTTGCACGAAGGCGGATATTTCGTGGCCGGCGCCTCGGTCGGTCGCGGAATCATGGCCAAGCTCGATCAGGTGGCGCGGGGCGTGGGTGAATACAAACAGCTGCGCACGCTCAAATATCCCGTCAAAATGACCCTCTACATGGTCCTGGGTCTGATCACCCTGCTGATTCTGCTTGGCGCGACCTGGTTCGGGTTTCGGCTGGCCCGGGAAATCAGCGCTCCGGTCCAGGCCCTGGCCGCCGCCACCCAGCGCATCGCCAAGGGCGATCTTTCCGTGCGCCTGAGTGATGACTCCCAGGACGAACTGGGCCTTTTGGTGCGTTCCTTCAACAGCATGGCCGCGGATCTGGAACAGAGCCAGGACCACCTGACCCAGGCCAATCGCCGGCTGGAGGCCCAGTACCTGGTACTGGAGGCCAAAAATCACTATGTCCAGGCCATTTTGGAAAATATCACGGCCGGGGTGATTTCCCTGGACAAGGCGGGACGCATCACGACCATGAACCGCGCCGCCGAGGCCATCATCGGGGTCGAGGCCCGGCAATTGCTGGGGCAGTCGGCGCTGGAAATTCTGGGCCCGAATCATCGGGTCATGGTCGAGGAAGTGGCCAATCTGCTCCAAGGCAGCCCGGGCTCCCACTGGCAGCGGCGCATGGACCTGGAAGTCAACGGCGAGGTCCAGAAACTGTTGGTCAACGCCGTGGCCCTGATGGACAGCGAGGGCGGCTCCAGCGGCATGGTCGCGGTCTTTGAAAACATCACCGAGCTGGAAAAAATGCAGCGCCTGGATGCCTGGAAGGAAGTCGCCCGGCGCATCGCGCACGAAATCAAGAATCCACTCACGCCCATCAAGCTTTCCGCCGAGCGCTTGCAGCGCAAGTTTGGCGCGGCCGCGGCCGATCCGGTCTTCGGGCAGTGCACCGAGCTGATCATCCGTCAGGTGGAGCATCTCCAAAACATGGTCCGCGAGTTCTCGGCCTTTGCCAAGTTGCCGGAAGTGACGCTTGTTCCCTGCGCTCTGGAGTCCATCCTGCGCGAGGCCATGGCCGTTTTTTCGGGCAGCCACACGCATATCCAGTGGGTGGCGCGGTGCGACTCCGTGCCCCTGGTCATGCTGGACCGCGAAGCCATGAAGCGGGTGTTCCTGAATCTTTTTCTCAACGCGGCCGAGGTGCTGGTCGACCGGGAGGACGGCCGGGTCGAGGCCGCGCTGTATGCCCGGACCCGAAAGGGCCGGGTCTTCGTGGAAATTCGCGACAACGGGCCGGGTATCAAGCCCGAGGAACAGGCCCGCATGTTCGAGCCCTATTATTCCACCAAGCGCGGTGGCACCGGCCTGGGCCTGAGCATCGTCAAATCCATTGTCACCGACCATCACGGCCATATCCGGGTCAAATCCAACGAACCTTCCGGCACTGTTTTCGTCATTGAGTTGCCGGCGGTTCGCAGCGAGGTGTGA
- a CDS encoding sigma-54-dependent Fis family transcriptional regulator: MLSNASILIIDDEDDIRFSLRGIFEDEGCTVAEAASGAEGLTLAQDGNHDIIFLDIWMPGVDGMAVLSTLKERGVDTPVIMISGHGNIETAVTALKTGAFDFIEKPLSLDNVLVVAERAYELSNLKRENRALRSRIDSEPLPRISGASARITRLRELIQQVGPTDAWVLITGENGTGKEIAARTIHQASRRADREMICVNCAAIPEELIESELFGHEKGAFTGADKARKGKFELADKSTLFLDEIADMSLKTQAKVLRILQEQRFERVGGIKPIKVDVRVIAATNKDLGREMEEGRFRSDLFYRLNVFPLTVPPLRERTEDIPEMIAFFSERMIREQGLRPIRFSPDAMRLLKSYAWPGNVRELKNFVERLFILYPGREVTGAMLPPEYQAVRQRPPLQLQPLPDEARDVTDFKEARSRFEEVFLRHHLAAVDGSVSRLAERIGLERTYLYRKLKTHGIGVDEERIKK; this comes from the coding sequence ATGCTTTCCAACGCGTCCATCCTGATCATCGACGACGAGGACGACATCCGTTTTTCCCTGCGCGGCATTTTCGAGGACGAGGGCTGCACCGTGGCCGAGGCCGCGTCCGGGGCCGAGGGACTGACCCTGGCCCAGGACGGAAATCACGACATTATTTTTCTCGATATCTGGATGCCGGGCGTGGACGGGATGGCCGTGCTGTCCACCCTCAAGGAGCGAGGCGTGGACACGCCGGTGATCATGATTTCCGGGCATGGCAACATCGAAACCGCCGTGACCGCGCTCAAGACCGGGGCTTTCGACTTCATTGAAAAACCGCTTTCCCTGGACAATGTGCTTGTCGTCGCCGAACGGGCGTATGAATTGTCCAACCTGAAGCGGGAGAACCGCGCCCTGCGCTCGCGCATTGACAGCGAGCCCCTGCCCAGGATTTCGGGCGCTTCGGCGCGGATCACGCGTCTGCGCGAGTTGATCCAGCAAGTCGGCCCCACCGACGCCTGGGTTCTCATCACCGGTGAAAACGGCACGGGCAAGGAAATCGCCGCCCGGACCATCCACCAGGCCAGCCGTCGGGCCGATCGGGAAATGATCTGCGTCAACTGCGCGGCCATTCCCGAGGAGTTGATCGAATCGGAACTGTTTGGCCACGAAAAGGGCGCCTTCACCGGCGCGGACAAGGCCAGGAAGGGAAAATTCGAACTGGCCGACAAAAGCACCCTGTTTCTGGACGAAATCGCGGACATGAGCCTCAAGACCCAGGCCAAGGTGCTGCGTATTCTGCAGGAACAGCGTTTCGAGCGGGTTGGTGGCATCAAACCGATCAAGGTCGATGTCCGGGTCATCGCGGCCACCAACAAGGACTTGGGCCGGGAAATGGAAGAAGGGCGCTTTCGGTCCGATTTGTTTTACCGGCTCAATGTTTTTCCCCTGACCGTGCCGCCCCTGCGGGAGCGGACCGAGGATATTCCGGAGATGATCGCCTTTTTTTCCGAGCGCATGATCCGGGAGCAGGGCTTGCGGCCCATTCGGTTCAGTCCCGACGCCATGAGACTGCTCAAGAGCTACGCATGGCCGGGAAACGTGCGCGAGCTCAAGAATTTCGTGGAGCGCCTGTTTATCCTCTATCCCGGCCGGGAAGTGACCGGCGCCATGCTGCCCCCGGAGTATCAGGCCGTCCGCCAGCGTCCGCCGCTTCAGCTTCAGCCGTTGCCGGACGAGGCGCGCGACGTGACCGACTTCAAGGAGGCCCGCTCCAGATTCGAGGAAGTTTTTTTGCGCCACCACTTGGCGGCCGTGGATGGCAGCGTGTCCCGCCTGGCCGAGCGCATCGGTTTGGAACGCACGTATCTCTATCGCAAGCTCAAGACGCACGGCATCGGCGTGGACGAGGAACGGATTAAAAAATGA
- a CDS encoding DUF2059 domain-containing protein yields MAGQGISCLPPRPPLDRAIPAISANHPGRSRYASAAMRRNRTASDRSQGDFMFKKFVLVCCFVLTCAPAYSGVKEHRALAEELIKITDGDTVMEKMKAQVAMIFQQITAQMNVQEADKPKLEKYSKRFDAILKEDMSWNKVKDQYLDLYTKVFTEEETKGLVDFYKSDLGKKVTAKMPELMQQSMTVARSYMQNVVPKLEGLTEEMRKEFAPAAPAAPAPAPAPQKDGKK; encoded by the coding sequence ATGGCGGGCCAAGGAATTTCTTGTCTTCCGCCAAGGCCTCCACTAGATAGAGCCATCCCGGCGATATCCGCCAACCACCCAGGCAGATCCCGTTACGCATCGGCAGCAATGCGGCGCAACCGGACCGCGTCCGATCGCAGTCAAGGAGACTTCATGTTCAAAAAATTTGTTCTTGTGTGTTGTTTTGTTTTGACGTGTGCCCCAGCCTACAGCGGCGTCAAGGAACACCGTGCCCTGGCCGAGGAACTCATCAAGATCACCGATGGGGACACGGTCATGGAAAAAATGAAGGCCCAGGTGGCCATGATCTTCCAGCAGATCACGGCCCAGATGAATGTCCAGGAAGCCGACAAGCCCAAGCTTGAGAAATATTCCAAGCGGTTCGATGCCATCCTCAAAGAGGATATGTCCTGGAACAAGGTGAAGGACCAGTATCTGGATCTCTACACCAAGGTCTTCACCGAAGAGGAAACCAAGGGTTTGGTTGATTTTTACAAATCCGACCTGGGCAAGAAGGTCACGGCCAAAATGCCCGAGCTCATGCAGCAGAGCATGACCGTGGCCCGGTCGTACATGCAGAACGTGGTCCCCAAGCTGGAAGGTCTGACCGAGGAAATGCGCAAGGAATTCGCTCCGGCCGCGCCCGCCGCTCCTGCTCCCGCGCCAGCCCCCCAGAAAGACGGCAAAAAATAA
- a CDS encoding DUF4390 domain-containing protein gives MLFQRRSFIFYIAVWLLTTWASGARADGFAMLTDMGVDNRDGSASIGFNISFDDEAPLLDALQSGGEFEVSCEAELYRHRPALWNVSMGKAVYSCRVAGNPMARECVVRDERGRHTFAFDTVRDDLNHFWTGLSLPLAPWERIERNNLYLVRMTFKILRTNMSQWVSTPLFFVNWDLVPETVYEVTFEY, from the coding sequence ATGCTCTTTCAGAGAAGATCGTTCATTTTTTACATTGCCGTCTGGCTGCTGACGACATGGGCTTCCGGGGCCCGGGCCGACGGCTTTGCCATGCTGACCGACATGGGCGTGGACAACCGCGACGGATCCGCGTCCATCGGGTTCAATATCTCCTTTGACGACGAGGCGCCGCTTCTCGATGCGCTGCAGAGCGGGGGGGAGTTCGAGGTCAGTTGCGAGGCCGAGCTGTACCGCCATCGGCCCGCATTATGGAACGTGTCCATGGGCAAGGCCGTGTATTCCTGCCGTGTGGCCGGGAATCCCATGGCCAGGGAATGCGTGGTCCGCGACGAGCGCGGCAGGCACACGTTCGCGTTCGACACCGTCCGCGACGACCTGAACCACTTTTGGACCGGCCTGTCCCTGCCCCTGGCCCCATGGGAACGTATCGAGCGGAATAATCTGTATCTGGTGCGGATGACCTTCAAAATCCTGCGCACGAACATGTCCCAGTGGGTGAGCACGCCGCTTTTTTTCGTGAATTGGGATTTGGTTCCCGAAACCGTGTATGAAGTGACTTTCGAATACTGA
- a CDS encoding nickel-dependent hydrogenase large subunit, whose protein sequence is MSQAATPAAGAEGQKIKIAIDPVTRIEGHLKIEVEVKDGKVADAKCYGGMYRGFEQILKGRDPRDSSQIVQRICGVCPTAHATASVMAQDEAFGVKVTSNGRITRNLILGANYLQSHILHFYHLAALDFVKGPDVSPFVPRYANADLLTDRIKDAAKADATNTYGLNQYLKALEIRRICHEMVAMFGGRMPHVQGLVVGGTTEIPTAEKLAEYAARFKEVQKFILDEYLPLIYTLGSVYTDLFATGIGWKNVVAFGVFPQDDDYKTFLLKPGVYIDGKDEAFDSKLVKEYVGHSFFDQSTPGGLHYSVGETNPNPDKKDAYSFIKSPRYKDKPCEVGPLARMWVENPELSPVGQKMLKSLYGIEAKKFRDLGDKAFSIMGRHVARAEESYLTAMAIEGWLKECKPGAETYVKSEIPDAGEGTGFTEAPRGSLLHFLKVKDKKIDNYQIVSATLWNANPMDDMGQRGPIEEALIGVPVPDIKNPVNVGRLIRSFDPULGCAVHVLHAETGEEHVVTVD, encoded by the coding sequence GTGTCACAAGCAGCTACCCCCGCAGCTGGCGCTGAAGGGCAGAAAATCAAGATTGCTATCGATCCAGTGACCCGAATCGAGGGTCACCTGAAGATCGAGGTCGAGGTCAAGGACGGCAAGGTTGCCGACGCCAAATGTTATGGCGGCATGTACCGCGGTTTCGAGCAGATCCTCAAGGGTCGTGATCCTCGGGATTCCTCCCAGATCGTGCAACGCATCTGTGGTGTGTGCCCCACGGCCCACGCCACGGCCTCGGTCATGGCCCAGGACGAAGCGTTTGGCGTGAAGGTCACCAGTAATGGCCGTATCACCAGAAATCTGATTTTGGGCGCCAACTATTTGCAGTCCCATATTCTGCATTTCTATCATCTGGCCGCCCTGGATTTCGTCAAGGGACCGGATGTTTCCCCCTTCGTGCCCCGCTATGCCAATGCCGACCTCCTGACCGATCGCATCAAGGACGCGGCCAAGGCGGACGCGACCAACACCTACGGCCTGAACCAGTACCTCAAGGCTCTGGAAATCCGTCGCATCTGTCATGAGATGGTCGCCATGTTCGGTGGCCGCATGCCGCACGTCCAGGGCTTGGTCGTCGGTGGCACCACCGAGATTCCCACGGCCGAGAAGCTGGCTGAATACGCGGCCCGTTTCAAGGAAGTGCAGAAGTTCATTCTTGATGAATACCTGCCCCTTATTTACACCCTGGGCTCGGTCTATACCGATCTCTTCGCAACGGGCATCGGTTGGAAGAACGTCGTTGCTTTTGGCGTCTTCCCGCAGGACGACGACTACAAGACCTTCCTGCTCAAGCCCGGCGTGTACATTGACGGCAAGGACGAGGCGTTCGATTCCAAGCTCGTCAAGGAATACGTTGGTCATTCCTTCTTCGATCAGTCCACTCCCGGCGGCCTGCATTACAGCGTCGGGGAGACCAACCCCAACCCGGACAAGAAGGACGCCTACAGCTTCATCAAGTCCCCGCGTTACAAGGACAAGCCCTGTGAAGTGGGTCCGTTGGCCCGCATGTGGGTGGAAAATCCCGAACTGAGCCCCGTCGGCCAGAAGATGCTCAAGAGCCTGTATGGGATCGAGGCCAAGAAATTCCGCGATCTGGGCGACAAGGCCTTCTCCATCATGGGACGTCACGTGGCCCGGGCCGAGGAGTCCTACCTCACGGCCATGGCCATTGAAGGCTGGCTCAAGGAGTGCAAACCCGGAGCCGAGACCTACGTCAAGTCCGAAATTCCGGATGCTGGCGAAGGTACCGGTTTCACCGAGGCGCCGCGCGGCTCCTTGCTGCACTTCCTGAAAGTGAAGGACAAAAAGATCGACAATTACCAGATCGTGTCCGCGACCCTGTGGAACGCCAACCCCATGGACGACATGGGACAGCGGGGTCCCATCGAGGAAGCGCTCATCGGAGTGCCGGTTCCGGACATCAAGAACCCGGTCAATGTGGGGCGGCTCATACGCTCCTTTGACCCGTGACTGGGCTGTGCCGTGCACGTGCTGCACGCTGAGACCGGTGAAGAACACGTTGTCACCGTTGACTAA
- a CDS encoding twin-arginine translocation signal domain-containing protein, with amino-acid sequence MSLSRREFVKLCSAGVAGLGISQIYHPGILHAMTEGAKKAPVIWIQGQGCTGCSVSLLNSVHPRIKEILLDVISLEFHPTVMASEGEMALEHMYEVAKKFDGKFFLLVEGAIPTAKEGRYCIVGETKDAMGHHKEVTMMDLVRDLAPKSLATVAVGTCSAFGGIPAAAGNVTGSKSVRDFFADEKIEKLLVNVPGCPPHPDWMVGTLVAAWSHVLNPKEHPLPELDDDGRPLLFFGENIHENCPYVGLYDKSEFAETFTKPGCKAELGCKGPSTYADCFKRRWNGGINWCVENAVCIGCVEPDFPDGKSPFYVAE; translated from the coding sequence ATGAGTCTTAGCAGACGTGAGTTTGTCAAACTGTGCTCCGCGGGCGTGGCTGGTCTGGGTATTTCCCAGATCTACCATCCCGGCATCCTGCACGCCATGACCGAGGGCGCCAAGAAGGCTCCGGTCATCTGGATTCAGGGTCAGGGCTGCACGGGCTGTTCCGTGTCGCTTTTGAACTCCGTCCATCCCAGAATCAAGGAGATTCTGCTGGACGTGATCAGCCTTGAATTCCATCCCACGGTCATGGCCAGTGAAGGTGAAATGGCACTGGAGCACATGTACGAAGTCGCCAAGAAGTTCGATGGAAAATTCTTCCTACTGGTCGAGGGCGCCATCCCCACGGCCAAGGAAGGACGCTACTGTATCGTTGGTGAAACCAAGGATGCCATGGGGCATCACAAGGAAGTCACCATGATGGATCTTGTCCGTGATTTGGCTCCCAAATCCCTGGCCACCGTGGCCGTGGGCACCTGCTCCGCCTTTGGCGGCATTCCGGCGGCCGCTGGCAATGTCACCGGGTCCAAGAGCGTGCGGGACTTTTTCGCGGACGAGAAAATCGAGAAACTGCTGGTCAACGTGCCTGGATGCCCGCCCCATCCGGACTGGATGGTCGGCACCCTGGTCGCGGCCTGGAGCCATGTGCTCAATCCCAAGGAACATCCCCTGCCCGAATTGGATGACGACGGCCGTCCGTTGCTGTTCTTCGGCGAAAACATTCATGAAAACTGTCCGTATGTTGGGCTGTATGACAAGTCCGAGTTCGCGGAAACCTTCACCAAGCCCGGCTGCAAGGCCGAACTCGGATGCAAGGGCCCGTCCACCTATGCCGACTGTTTCAAGCGTCGCTGGAACGGTGGCATCAACTGGTGTGTCGAGAACGCCGTGTGCATCGGTTGTGTGGAACCAGACTTTCCGGATGGCAAGTCTCCCTTCTATGTAGCGGAATAA